In the Arcobacter sp. F155 genome, one interval contains:
- a CDS encoding bacteriohemerythrin, protein MNTYLATWDSAYSIGHEKVDQEHKKLFEIASKAYKCQNNKAELMSIIKELIKYTKFHFSNEENYMESIGYKNVEEHKSIHKEIVNKLNQLIKKLKTSSIEENIKELSDFINTNLLQHILLVDKKVHHTMKSREDLKKHFAWKNSYEVKNEKIDNEHKELFKLAIEALNYHDKDIKKHIKITINKLYEYMKYHFENEEKYMASIEYPHLKEHIAQHKKIINEMNSFIKSIPLLTLIDFERKLIEYIDIWLIGHIIYEDRKIVNENNSY, encoded by the coding sequence TTGAACACATATTTAGCAACTTGGGATAGTGCTTATAGCATTGGACATGAAAAAGTTGACCAAGAACATAAAAAGCTTTTTGAGATTGCTTCTAAGGCATATAAGTGTCAAAATAATAAAGCAGAACTTATGTCAATTATTAAAGAGCTTATCAAATATACAAAGTTTCATTTTTCAAATGAAGAAAACTATATGGAGTCTATTGGATATAAAAATGTAGAAGAGCATAAAAGTATTCATAAAGAAATAGTGAATAAACTAAATCAATTAATCAAGAAACTAAAAACATCATCTATTGAAGAGAATATAAAAGAGTTATCAGATTTTATTAATACAAATTTATTACAACATATCCTACTTGTAGATAAAAAAGTTCATCATACTATGAAATCAAGAGAGGATTTAAAAAAGCACTTTGCATGGAAAAATAGTTATGAAGTGAAAAATGAAAAGATAGATAATGAGCACAAGGAGCTTTTTAAACTTGCAATTGAGGCATTAAACTATCACGACAAAGATATTAAAAAACATATAAAGATTACTATTAATAAATTATATGAATACATGAAGTATCACTTTGAAAATGAAGAAAAGTATATGGCTAGTATTGAATATCCACATTTAAAAGAGCATATTGCCCAACATAAAAAAATCATAAATGAAATGAACAGTTTTATTAAATCAATTCCTCTTTTAACATTAATTGATTTTGAAAGAAAATTAATAGAGTATATTGATATATGGCTAATTGGGCATATTATTTATGAAGATAGAAAAATTGTAAATGAAAATAATAGTTACTAG
- a CDS encoding YaiI/YqxD family protein yields the protein MTLYVDGDAFPNLLKPILLRAIERLGLKTLVIANKKINIGKSSNITYMVVDQGADEADNKIVELLQEGDLVITADIPLASRTIEKQAHAIDHRGLEYTEDNIKECLAVRNLMQEIRDSGEITKGPSAFTQKDAQKFANSLNAFLQKIK from the coding sequence ATGACTTTATATGTAGATGGTGATGCTTTTCCTAACCTTTTAAAACCTATTCTTTTAAGAGCAATAGAAAGGTTAGGTTTAAAAACCCTTGTAATAGCAAACAAAAAAATCAATATTGGTAAATCTTCAAATATCACTTATATGGTAGTAGACCAAGGAGCTGATGAAGCTGACAACAAAATAGTTGAGCTTTTACAAGAGGGTGATTTAGTTATTACTGCTGATATTCCTTTAGCTTCTAGGACTATAGAAAAACAAGCCCATGCAATAGACCACAGAGGCTTAGAGTACACAGAAGATAATATAAAAGAGTGTCTAGCAGTTAGAAATCTAATGCAAGAGATACGTGATAGTGGGGAAATAACAAAAGGTCCTAGTGCCTTTACACAAAAAGATGCACAGAAGTTTGCAAACTCTTTAAATGCATTTTTGCAAAAGATTAAATAG
- a CDS encoding YwbE family protein has product MIRDPKERDDINIGLKVNIVLKKDQRTNKLTQGVVKKLLTNSSYHPHGIKVQLEDGQVGRVKEIL; this is encoded by the coding sequence ATGATAAGAGACCCAAAAGAAAGAGACGATATTAACATAGGATTAAAAGTTAATATCGTTTTGAAAAAAGATCAAAGAACAAATAAACTTACACAAGGTGTAGTAAAAAAGCTTTTAACAAACTCTTCATATCACCCACATGGAATAAAAGTTCAGTTAGAAGATGGACAAGTAGGAAGAGTAAAAGAGATTTTATAA
- a CDS encoding energy-coupling factor ABC transporter ATP-binding protein, which yields MSCSINVKNVSYEINERVLFQDITLNVSHEEKIAIVGSNGSGKSSFLKIVAGLIKPKEGEVFLFHDKMEKLKDFRKYRSDIGYLPQDVNDFFLCPTVIEDVMFNLRAKGIKKDDAYSKAFEILKELEIEHLENRTIYDLSGGEQKIVALASILITKPKILLLDEPTNALDEEAEKKIVNILNSIKKSMIIVSHHKSFIESLAPTIYRLKENSLEKIN from the coding sequence ATGAGTTGCTCAATAAATGTAAAAAATGTATCCTATGAGATAAATGAAAGAGTACTTTTTCAAGATATTACTTTAAATGTTTCCCATGAAGAGAAAATAGCAATTGTTGGTTCAAATGGAAGTGGGAAAAGCTCTTTTTTAAAAATTGTTGCAGGACTAATAAAACCAAAAGAGGGTGAGGTATTTTTATTCCATGATAAAATGGAAAAACTAAAAGACTTTAGAAAATATAGGTCTGATATTGGATATTTACCTCAAGATGTAAATGACTTTTTTTTATGTCCTACTGTGATTGAAGATGTAATGTTTAATCTAAGAGCAAAGGGAATAAAAAAAGATGATGCTTATAGCAAAGCTTTTGAGATTTTAAAAGAGTTAGAAATTGAGCATTTAGAAAATAGAACTATTTATGATTTAAGCGGAGGTGAACAAAAAATAGTAGCCCTTGCTAGTATTTTAATTACTAAACCAAAGATTTTATTACTTGATGAACCTACAAATGCTTTAGATGAAGAAGCAGAAAAGAAAATAGTAAATATTTTGAATAGTATAAAAAAATCGATGATTATAGTTTCACATCATAAGTCATTTATTGAAAGTCTAGCTCCGACAATTTATAGATTAAAAGAAAACTCTTTAGAAAAAATCAATTAG
- a CDS encoding energy-coupling factor transporter transmembrane protein EcfT yields the protein MISLSPTASFVAAIFYSIFISFSNVEILYFLPLAYVLFCEYKNFFQILKRVVLLNIFIVMIFIVLLLQTSLEEALNIYLRTNMIIAFNIALFFRSSGYDIVRALNDLRFPKRVVSSIYFTLKMIQVLSDELKTIRQTLKARGFKASSSLFAYETYGNLFGHIFVKSIRKAQALEQTFNLRGFHGRIYLINTIKISYYDLILIFLITLIYIKRFIV from the coding sequence ATGATAAGTCTTTCTCCCACTGCTAGTTTTGTAGCTGCAATTTTTTATTCAATTTTTATTAGTTTTTCAAATGTTGAAATTCTTTATTTTCTTCCTTTAGCTTATGTTTTATTTTGTGAATATAAAAACTTTTTTCAAATATTAAAAAGAGTAGTTTTACTTAATATTTTTATTGTGATGATTTTTATAGTTTTACTTTTACAAACTTCTTTAGAAGAAGCTTTGAATATCTACTTACGAACAAATATGATTATAGCTTTTAATATTGCATTATTCTTCCGTTCTAGTGGTTATGATATTGTAAGAGCTTTAAATGATTTGAGATTTCCAAAAAGGGTTGTTAGTTCAATATACTTTACTCTAAAAATGATACAAGTTTTAAGTGATGAATTAAAAACAATAAGACAGACTTTAAAGGCTAGAGGTTTTAAAGCTAGTTCTTCACTTTTTGCATATGAAACTTATGGAAATCTATTTGGACATATTTTTGTTAAATCTATAAGAAAAGCCCAAGCTTTAGAGCAAACTTTTAACCTAAGAGGTTTTCATGGTAGAATATACCTTATAAATACTATTAAAATCTCTTATTATGATTTAATACTAATATTCTTAATCACACTTATTTATATAAAAAGGTTTATTGTATGA
- the cbiM gene encoding cobalt transporter CbiM, translated as MHISDGILTSEVAIGTAVLTVGLLALSFKDLKNKNIAIVSAMSALFFIASFVHIPLGFVQIHLILIGIIGIVLGAQVFLAIFIALLLQATLLGYGGISSLGANLIIMSLPAYLIYLASKMQLLNIFPEKLKYFMIGFLAVLLSTLLLALILALSKEEYLYASYTVFLANVPAMFIEGLVTLFLINYLKKSIPDLLDEAKV; from the coding sequence ATGCATATCTCTGATGGAATTTTGACAAGTGAAGTAGCTATAGGAACAGCTGTACTAACAGTTGGTCTTTTAGCCTTATCTTTTAAGGATTTAAAAAACAAAAATATAGCTATAGTTTCAGCTATGTCTGCACTATTTTTTATAGCTTCTTTTGTACATATTCCATTAGGTTTTGTTCAAATACATTTAATACTTATTGGAATAATAGGTATTGTTTTAGGAGCTCAAGTATTTCTTGCTATTTTTATAGCACTTCTTTTACAAGCAACACTTTTAGGTTATGGTGGAATTAGCTCCTTAGGTGCAAACTTAATTATCATGTCCTTACCTGCATACCTAATATATTTAGCATCAAAAATGCAATTGTTAAATATATTTCCAGAAAAACTAAAATATTTTATGATAGGATTCTTAGCAGTTTTACTATCTACTTTATTACTAGCTTTAATATTGGCTTTATCAAAAGAAGAGTATTTATACGCATCTTACACAGTATTTTTAGCAAATGTTCCAGCTATGTTTATAGAAGGTTTAGTAACGCTATTTTTAATAAACTATTTAAAAAAATCAATTCCTGATTTGTTAGACGAGGCAAAAGTTTGA
- a CDS encoding DUF4198 domain-containing protein, whose protein sequence is MKKLISTLAIAAATIANAHFLTFLPSTDNVNSKEQSNIKFDAMFIHPFEQTGMTMEKPFGIYVGNKKEELPLSETTKFEHKAWETSYKIKRPGVYQFFVQPEPYFEPDEGKYISHVPKSIISAYGMEDGWDEPLGLKYEIIPTTKPFALYAGNIFSGKVLHNGKPASNVEVEVELYNEFGLKAPSDTHITQVVKTDENGNFSFAMNHKGWWGFAALIEEGEKEYKGKMYPIENGALIWIKAY, encoded by the coding sequence TTGAAAAAACTTATTTCAACTTTAGCAATCGCAGCAGCTACAATTGCAAATGCACACTTTTTGACATTTTTACCATCAACAGACAATGTTAACTCTAAAGAACAATCAAATATAAAGTTTGATGCCATGTTTATACATCCTTTTGAGCAAACTGGTATGACAATGGAAAAACCTTTTGGGATTTATGTAGGAAATAAAAAAGAGGAACTACCTTTAAGTGAAACTACAAAGTTTGAGCACAAAGCTTGGGAGACTTCATACAAAATAAAAAGACCTGGTGTTTATCAGTTTTTTGTTCAACCAGAACCATATTTTGAACCTGATGAAGGGAAATATATTTCTCATGTACCAAAATCAATTATTTCAGCATATGGAATGGAAGATGGATGGGATGAACCACTTGGATTAAAATATGAGATTATTCCAACAACAAAGCCATTTGCTTTATATGCAGGAAATATCTTTTCAGGAAAAGTTTTACACAATGGTAAACCTGCAAGTAATGTAGAAGTAGAAGTTGAACTTTATAATGAGTTTGGATTAAAAGCACCAAGTGATACTCATATTACTCAAGTTGTTAAAACAGATGAAAATGGTAATTTCTCTTTTGCTATGAACCATAAAGGTTGGTGGGGATTTGCTGCACTTATAGAAGAGGGTGAAAAAGAGTATAAAGGAAAAATGTATCCTATTGAAAATGGTGCATTAATTTGGATTAAGGCTTACTAG
- a CDS encoding DASS family sodium-coupled anion symporter yields MLSNKMKMALPILVAIFIAILPTPEGLTANAHYFFAVFIGVIVGLILEPIPAAMIGLVGVAFSATFGLVSDSAKASRDWALSGFSNGVIWLIFAAFMFALGYKKSGLGKRIALLLVKKLGKTSLGLGYAVAFADGILSPFMPSNTARSAGTIFPIAINIPQMFNSTPENEPRKLGAYISWVAIAATCVTSSMFLTALAPNLLAVSLVEKNADIVITWGQWFSTLAIVMIPLFLLVPYLAYLIYPPEQKHSPEAPAWAAEELKKMGSITQKELIMLGLGILALVLWIFGKQIGVNSTVAAISVLCLLVLTNVISWEDVITNKAAINVFIWFATLVAMAGGLKKVGYLDWAAGLISTWLEGLSPSIVVLVLVVLFFLFHYLFASVTAHVVALLPLFIGIGVNLIPADMVHSLALLLVGSLGLMGILTPYATGPSPIWYGAGYISQAKWWMLGAIFGAIYLAGLVLLALFII; encoded by the coding sequence ATGTTATCTAACAAAATGAAAATGGCTTTACCCATTTTAGTTGCAATATTTATTGCTATACTTCCGACTCCCGAAGGTCTTACAGCAAATGCTCATTACTTTTTCGCAGTATTTATTGGTGTGATTGTAGGCTTAATTTTAGAACCTATTCCTGCAGCAATGATTGGATTAGTAGGTGTTGCATTTAGTGCTACTTTTGGATTAGTAAGTGATAGTGCAAAAGCGAGTAGAGATTGGGCATTAAGTGGTTTCTCAAATGGAGTTATCTGGCTTATCTTTGCGGCATTTATGTTTGCACTTGGTTATAAAAAAAGTGGTCTTGGAAAAAGAATTGCTTTATTATTAGTAAAAAAACTAGGGAAAACTTCTTTAGGTTTAGGTTACGCAGTGGCATTTGCAGATGGAATTTTATCTCCATTTATGCCTTCAAATACTGCAAGAAGTGCAGGGACAATTTTCCCAATTGCGATTAATATTCCTCAGATGTTTAATTCAACACCAGAAAATGAACCTAGAAAATTAGGAGCATATATTTCATGGGTTGCTATTGCAGCTACTTGTGTAACTAGTTCGATGTTCTTAACAGCACTAGCTCCAAACCTTTTAGCAGTTTCTTTAGTTGAAAAAAATGCTGATATAGTTATTACTTGGGGACAATGGTTTTCAACACTAGCAATAGTTATGATTCCACTGTTTTTATTAGTACCATATTTAGCATACCTTATTTATCCACCAGAACAAAAACACTCTCCTGAAGCACCAGCTTGGGCAGCAGAAGAGCTTAAAAAAATGGGTTCAATAACTCAAAAAGAGTTAATCATGCTTGGACTTGGGATTTTAGCTTTAGTATTATGGATATTTGGTAAACAAATTGGTGTAAATAGTACAGTTGCCGCTATCTCTGTATTATGTTTATTAGTTTTAACAAATGTAATTTCATGGGAAGACGTAATTACAAATAAAGCTGCAATCAATGTATTTATTTGGTTCGCCACTTTAGTTGCAATGGCCGGTGGTCTTAAAAAAGTAGGATATTTAGATTGGGCAGCAGGATTAATCTCTACTTGGCTTGAAGGTTTATCTCCTTCAATAGTAGTATTAGTTCTTGTCGTTTTATTCTTCTTATTCCACTATTTATTTGCAAGTGTTACTGCACACGTTGTAGCACTTTTACCTTTATTTATTGGAATTGGTGTAAATCTTATTCCAGCTGATATGGTTCACTCTTTAGCACTATTATTAGTTGGGTCTTTAGGTTTAATGGGAATTTTAACACCATATGCAACAGGACCATCACCTATATGGTATGGAGCTGGGTATATATCTCAGGCAAAATGGTGGATGTTAGGAGCAATCTTTGGAGCTATTTATTTAGCGGGACTTGTTCTTTTAGCACTATTTATTATATAA